A genomic region of Glycine max cultivar Williams 82 chromosome 15, Glycine_max_v4.0, whole genome shotgun sequence contains the following coding sequences:
- the LOC121173584 gene encoding thiol protease aleurain-like gives MEAPGEFSMQLVDCAGAFNNFGCNGGFPSQSFEYIKYNGGLDTEEAYPYTGKDGVYKFTAKNDVNHAVLAVGYGVEDGVLYWIIKNSWGSNWGVNGYFKMELGKNMCAKDPQDLNS, from the exons ATGGAAGCTCCAGGGGAGTTCAGTATGCAGCTAGTGGATTGTGCCGGTGCTTTCAATAACTTTGGCTGTAATGGTGGCTTTCCATCCCAATCCTTTGAATACATTAAATACAATGGTGGCCTTGACACAGAGGAAGCATATCCCTACACCGGAAAAGATGGTGTCTACAAATTTACAGCTAAAAAC GATGTAAATCATGCTGTTCTTGCTGTTGGGTATGGAGTTGAAGATGGTGTTCTGTATTGGATCATTAAAAATTCATGGGGAAGCAACTGGGGTGTCAATGGTTACTTCAAGATGGAATTAGGGAAGAATATGTGCGCTAAGGATCCACAGGACCTAAATTcttaa
- the LOC100810117 gene encoding soyasapogenol B glucuronide galactosyltransferase-like, which translates to MGSLIVPGEHDHKLKLVSLPFVSTSHLIPVVDIARLFAIHGVDVTIITTTATAAIFQSSIDRDRDRGHAIRTHVVKFPCEQVGLPEGVESFNSNTPRDLVPKIYQGLTILQDQYQQLFHDLQPDFLFTDMFYPWTVDAAAKLGIPRLIYVSGGYLAHSSQNTIEQFSPHTKVDSDTESFLLPGLPHELKMTRLQLPDWLRAPTGYTYLMNMMKDSERKSYGSLLNTFYELEGDYEEHYKKAMGTKSWSVGPVSFWVNQDALDKADRGHAKEEQGEGEEGWLTWLDSKTENSVLYVSFGSMNKFPTPQLVEIAHALEDSDHDFIWVVRKKGESEDGEGNDFLQEFDKRVKASNKGYLIWGWAPQLLILEHHAIGAVVTHCGWNTIIESVNAGLPMATWPLFAEQFYNEKLLAEVLRIGVPVGAKEWRNWNEFGDEVVKREEIGNAIGVLMGGEESIEMRRRAKALSDAAKKAIQVGGSSHNNLKELIQELKSLKLQKANHKS; encoded by the exons ATGGGCTCCTTGATTGTTCCAGGTGAACATGATCACAAACTAAAGCTTGTTTCTCTTCCCTTTGTATCAACCAGTCACCTCATTCCCGTAGTAGACATAGCTAGGCTCTTTGCCATTCATGGTGTTGATGTCACCATAATCACCACCACAGCCACTGCCGCCATTTTCCAAAGCTCTATCGATCGCGACCGTGACCGCGGCCACGCTATTAGAACCCACGTTGTCAAGTTCCCATGTGAACAAGTTGGGTTGCCAGAAGGAGTAGAGAGCTTCAACTCCAACACTCCTCGGGATTTGGTCCCCAAAATCTACCAGGGACTCACCATTCTCCAAGACCAATACCAACAACTCTTCCATGACTTGCAGCCTGATTTCTTGTTCACCGACATGTTCTACCCCTGGACTGTGGATGCTGCTGCTAAGTTGGGAATTCCACGGCTCATTTATGTTAGTGGAGGTTACCTTGCTCACTCTTCTCAGAACACAATTGAACAATTCTCACCTCACACCAAG GTAGATTCGGATACTGAGAGTTTTCTGCTTCCTGGATTGCCCCATGAATTGAAGATGACGCGTTTGCAGTTACCGGATTGGCTTAGAGCACCGACAGGTTATACTTATTTGATGAACATGATGAAAGACTCGGAGAGAAAGAGCTATGGATCGCTGTTGAATACTTTTTATGAGCTTGAGGGAGATTATGAGGAGCATTACAAGAAGGCCATGGGAACTAAAAGTTGGAGTGTTGGACCAGTTTCCTTTTGGGTGAACCAAGATGCTTTGGATAAGGCCGATAGAGGGCATGCCAAAGAAGAGCAAGGGGAAGGAGAAGAAGGGTGGCTCACATGGCTTGATTCCAAGACAGAGAACTCTGTTCTCTATGTGAGTTTTGGGAGCATGAACAAGTTCCCTACTCCTCAACTTGTTGAAATAGCTCATGCCCTTGAGGATTCAGACCATGATTTCATTTGGGTGGTTAGGAAAAAGGGTGAAAGTGAAGACGGGGAAGGCAATGACTTTctccaagagtttgataagAGAGTGAAAGCAAGCAACAAGGGGTATCTAATATGGGGTTGGGCACCACAACTTCTCATACTAGAGCATCATGCCATTGGAGCTGTGGTGACACACTGTGGATGGAACACAATAATCGAAAGTGTTAATGCTGGTTTGCCAATGGCTACTTGGCCTCTGTTTGCTGAGCAGTTTTACAATGAGAAGTTGCTGGCTGAGGTGCTGAGAATTGGGGTGCCAGTGGGGGCAAAGGAATGGAGGAATTGGAATGAGTTTGGAGATGAGGTGGTAAAAAGGGAAGAGATAGGAAATGCAATTGGTGTTTTGATGGGTGGTGAAGAGTCTATAGAAATGAGGAGAAGAGCAAAAGCACTTAGTGATGCTGCTAAGAAAGCTATTCAGGTTGGAGGGTCTTCTCACAACAATTTGAAAGAACTGATCCAGGAGTTGAAGTCACTCAAACTGCAGAAGGCCAACCACAAAAGTTAG